In Sus scrofa isolate TJ Tabasco breed Duroc chromosome 14, Sscrofa11.1, whole genome shotgun sequence, the sequence AGATACAACTCCACGGCTCCCGCTGATAGCATTAGGATACGCTTGAGCCCCGTGCCAAGAGCCTGGAAGTATCTAGGAAAGTTACcggattgcatttttttttttttttttaatgtgactgcatttttattttactttatttatttttggccacacccaaagcataagaaagttccggggccagggattgaacccgagccacagcagtaaccccagccaccgcagtgacaatactgaatccttaacctgctgcagcaaGAGAACTCCTGGGATTGCATTTTAAACAAAGGAGCTTGTTGGAAGTGCTCCTggggtgccatgggttaaggaatcagcgctgtcactgctgtggtgcaggtttgatccccggcctgggaattgcCACGTGCCGTGgccaaaaacatatataaatatatatatttttcttatatagatgtatatatatgttttatatagatgtatatgttatatatgtatatatgaggtTGCTGTTTTAGGATGCAATTCCTAAGGTCTTTTATAATAGTAGATAACCCTGTAAAATTTTCTATACTTCTGAATTTCCATACACTGTACTTATTTGCAAAAATCATTCCTCAGTGACAGAACACATCTGATCCAGCTACACGAAAAGCTGACAGTTCTGAGCAGCGGTATTTAGCGATCAAATCTACAGGGAAGTTGCAGGAGCTTCTGGGGCTGAAGAGCGTGTCTCCATCTGAACAAGGCTTTTACTCACAGTGGCAAACGTTGAATAGAAGAGTTTCTTCTCTAACTTAAGTCCCTCTGCTAATGACGTTTcaaaagctgaaagagaaaaCCCTGACGTGAGAAGCGGAGATGCCAGACGTGGGAAGGTAGAACTTTTTTGTTTTACAGGCAGGAAACACCCCTGGGAGACCGATGGGGACTTTGACTTCATCATGAttgcctcttcttcttcttttttttttttttttttgaattttagggccgtacccacagcatatggaagttctcaggccaggggtccaatcagagctacggctgctgggttacaccacagccacaacaatgccggatccttaacctgctgtacgagaccaggggtagaacccgtgtcctcatggatgctagttgaattcatttctgttgcaccaagatgggaacccccatgatatttttttctggccGTGCCTACAGCGTGCAGAAGttatggggccagggattgaacctgagccacagtgtcaacctgagccatagcagtgacgatgccagatccttaaacttctgagccaccagggaactctcacgTCACCATGATTTAAAACagcctcctgggagttccctggtggctcagccatttaaggacctggcattgctgctgctgtggtgcaggtttgatccctgccctgggaacttccgcctgCCACAAGCGTGgtcaaaaacaggagttcctgtcgtggcgcaggggttaacgaatccgactaggaaccaagaggttgcgggttcggtccctgccctcgctcagcgggttaaggatccggcattgccacgagctgtggtggaggttgcagacgcggctcggatcccgcgttgctgtggctctggcgtaggctggtggccacagctccaattagacccctagcctgggaacctccatatgccgcaggagcagcctaagaaatggcaaaaagacaaaaagaaaaaaaaaaaaaaaaagtcaaaacagccTCCCTTCTCAAATGCTCCAGCCCAGCTGAGAGGCGTGGTGACCCCACATGAAGATGGGACGGCAGACGCTATCCAGTCACGGGAGGGTCTGAGGGAGCCCACAGAATTGTAGTCAAAAAGCATGACGAGGAGCTAAGGTCAAAAGCCAGGAAATGGAAGCCTGTGTAGATCAGAGCGCGTCCCGGGCCCTTTCTGGGGCACAGGTGACACAACCCTGAGGCTCGTGGACACGTTTCCGTGGCAAGCACCAGCTGGGCAGCCCGCGCTGAGCAGCGACAGGTGCCCCCGGCCTTGCACCACGTCCCCTTCTGCGCTCTACACACTCGTGTTTgtgccagggcccagggctggcGGGGGGAGGTTCTCGACCAGCAACCCTGGGCACGGGACCGCTCACTGAGATGCGAACCCTCGGACGATTCTGAGGAGGGGGCGCTGATGGCGGAGCTGCCGGCTGAGAGGAGCAGCTTCAGCTTGCTCAGCCCTGGCTCCTGCAGGGCTGCCAGGCCCCCGGGCTCTCCCTGCACGCCAGGGCTGCCCACCAGCGGCCTGTCCCCCGGGCCGGCCCTGTCCCCGGGTTTGCCTCCAAGGGGAGCAAGCAGAAACCCGAGCTCCGCAAAGAGGCCAAATCGAAACACTGAGAAGCCCAACAATTCTGGTGCCGGCGGCGGCGAGGCCTCATGGAGAGCCGGGTGGTGGGTGCTCACAAGCAGCCCCGTGCGACCCCAGCGCTCCTCCGGGCGCAGTCCCTACCTGCGTTCACTGACTCCTTGGCCATTGCTGTGACAATCTTAGAGTAGCTGGCAATTTTTTCTGCACACTGGATGGCTTCTTCGACCAGAGTCTCGACAGGAAAAATTTTGCTAACAAGACCTGAAACACAAAGAGGTAAAAAAGGATCCGGAGAAACAGCTGGTTCTCTCTCCAGGTCACGGCGAGTCCTCCAGGGGCTGACGAGGCTGCAGACACAGGGAAGGGTCCACAGCGTCCCCTGGGGCTGCCGCCCTGGGCTCCCACTGTCACAGGTCACCGAAGGCAGGGAGAGGGTGCGCCTGCGGAGGGGCTCAGAGACCCCCCCATTGCTCACGCTGGCCCCGGGAAGCCGAACGGTTTCATTATGACTCTCCAGCCTGTGTGCGTGGGTCAGTCACTCCCTTGCACGTGGATAAAAGACAACGCTGGTGAGTCCCCTGCGCCCCCAGGACCCCGGAAGGCTCTGTGCTGACTGCCCGCCGCAGCCTCTGGCACAGCGCCCGCTCCGCTCAGCACCCCGAGGGCAGCTCACGGACGGCCCCGCTCATACCTGCTTGTTTCGCCTCCTGGGCTGAGATCCGGTCACCAGTAAGGACCATCTCCATGGTCAGTGACTTTCCCACGGCGCGGGTCAGCCGCTGGGTGCCCCCTGTACCTGCAGGCCAGAGGGCTGCTGGTCATGGCGGGCTCTGCAGCCAGCGCAAGCCAAGAGCCCAGATGTGGTGCTGGCAAGACCCGAGGGGCCGAAGCTGGGCCCCTTGGTCAGGGCAGGTGGGCAGAACCAGGGCgtggggaagtggggggagcCCTGAGAAACCTCAGGGGAGGCTCCGGGCCACACTCGGGCCCCCATGCCCGCTGCCCTGGGTGCCCTGTGTCAGCACCGCGCAGGAGGGAGGAGACTCTGGACAGATGCGTGGAGCTCAGACGGTGACCCAAGCCCACCCAGAGGGCAGCTGGGGGCGGCCTGCGATCCCTGCTTGCTCCGCTCGAGGTGTGCAGGGGGCTCCCGCCTCCCGGGCCTCTGGAAGAGCCCATCTCTCTCAGGGCTCTGCGGGTGCCCAGCCCTGCGAGGACCTTTGCCCCATGGCCCCTCTCGCCCTCCCACTCAATCCACACCCTCTGGCTGGAAAGAGGGCGGGCCCTGTCATCTGCTCTCGGTGACTCCCAGGGCCCCAGAACGAGCCAAAGGGACCACTTGAGGCAGACACCCACCATCCAGCAGACCCGGCTGCTGCCTCAACACAGGGGGACCTCGGGCCCTGGGACGGAACGAACCTGGGGGTCAGGGAGCTCGCATGGGCTTCCCTCACCCTCAGCTGACCCGACACCCTCTCCTGACCCCACAGCGGCCCCTGTCTGGCCCGACTGGCTCCGGAGATGCCCTGGGCTCCAGGTCTACGCACGGGACACCCATGTCAGGAGGACCGAGGGCCAGAGGCGTCACTGCTGGCCACTGCCCAACAGTCACCCTGCCCATGGGGCACCTGCTTCCCTGCTCTGAACCCTGGCTCCTGCTCTGGCCACTGAAACGTGAGCTCTCAGTGCCATGGTCACCGCGTTCTCGCCTTCAAGCTGCTGACCGACGAGGATCcaccacagacgcggctcaggagTGAGACTCAGTGTGGCTGTCAGCCACGGTGTGACGGGCCTTTCCTGGCAGTTGGACCCAAGGCCCGGCCATCACAGAGGAGCCGGAAAGCTCTGAGGCCACGGGCCCCTCTCAGGGCTGCCGTGCCCCTGCGGGCTCCGTGTGCCGACGGGCAGCCACCGTCCAGGCTCACACAACAGCCCCACGTGCTTCTGTGCGTCACTGGAACAGCCCACATGTGCCCAAGACGCGGGCAGGTTTCAGACAACAACTTGAAACGCTTCTGCTACCGTCGCGGCTCTTTACCTGGGATGGTTCCCAGCAGGATTTCCGGCTGCCCAAACTGGGCCTTCTCTCCAGCATAAATGATGTCACACATCATAGCGAGTTCACAGCCGCCCCCAAGCTGTAAAACAACATGCAGCAGCACAAGGGGAGCCCCGTCGACCCCCCTCTATTTGCTTATTTAAAGTTTCTACTAAGATGAAACTCAGTCTGGGCACAGCAAGGAGTAACACAGGGGAGCAAAGGGAGTTAACTGTTCCCGTCCGTTACCTACACAGTGGATGCTGGCAAACTGTAAAGGGCCAGACGGCACATGCTATTGGCTTTGCAGGTCCTACAGCACCTGCTGTGGCCACTCCATCCGCTGTGGGAGCTCCAAGGCAGCCACAGAGAGGAGGAGAAGTGGCGGGCACACTGTCCAATAACCACTGCCTGCTGATGTCTCGGAGCTTTACTGAGGAACCCTTAGCCGagtcccttcctcccttctctacAGGCTGCAGCCAGCCTCAGGGCCTCTGGTCCAGGTGCCCGCAGGACACCCTGACGTGCCAAGTGTAGAGCTGCCAATGGTAGCAAAAGATGTCAGGTGACAGGACAGCACAGGCTGGAAGGCCACCAGAACTGCACAGAGAGCAAACACGTGTGCCCTTAACCTGGCAGAGGGAAGGACACTCCCAGGCAGTTCCAGGGGCCGCTAAGGACGGGGGGGGGCTTTACCGACAAGGGAATCCATCCGAAGGCCCACAGCTGAGCGCCTGCTGACAGAGCTATAACGCCCCTGGACATTCCTGCCTCTTTGGCATCGCTCGGCAGCAAAGGCCCACGAGCATGGGATAAGATGAGGCCTCCCCTAAGCAAAACTCAGTGCTATTGCACACACACAGGTCCAACTCCTTTGGGTGTCCTGACGCAAGGAGGAGGCGCACACTCACGGCGTAGCCATTGACAGCAGCTATGACCGGCTTCCTGACCCGGGAGAGGTGGTCCCAGTGGCTCAAGAACCCACCGGAGTAGCAGTCCTGGAAGGTCTGGTTCTGCATTTCCTTGATGTCGGCTCCAGCTGGGGCAGAAATGAGGTCCCGGTTACCAGAGCAGAGGCCCCACACCAACAGGTGGCTATGGAGCGTCCCCTGCAGGTTTAGGCCCTGGGGGCTGCAGGCAATGGCCACGTGGACCACAGCTGGGCGGCGGTGGAGCACCACACCACCACACGAGGGGATGCAGAGGGGTGTGGATGGGAAACAGCGCAGGGAGAAGGCGGGGCTCCCTCAACAGTCGCGCGCACACGAGACCTGATGCCTCTGAACACACAGAGCGCCACGCATCAGAGTAGCCTCTCCAGGCAGCTCCGGGTTCCGTCCCGTGCTATGCAACTTTCCTGATGCGTTCACAGATCTCTAGGTCCGCTACCACGCCACGGTGTGATCGTGCACCTGGCTGGCCTGTCACCACGCTGCCCACCTCACCTGCAAAGGCCTTCTCCCCGCCTGTGAGGACGATGGCGCCCACGGCTGGGTCCTCCTCGAAGGCCTGCAGTGCCTGGTTGAGCTCCAAGATCAGGCCCTTGCAGAGGGCGTTGAGTGCTTTGGGGCGGTTCAGCTGGATCAGCCCCACATTGCTGCTCTTCCCCTTCTTTGCGACGACGATGTGCTCAAAGTGTGCGCCTGGGGACGGGGACCACAAGGGATTGCCACTCACAGGGGCAGCAGACTGGGGGATGCACCCACGAGTGCGCAGAGTGGCCCGACAGGACCCCGGAGGGCCCCTGCTCAGCTCGCAGCTGCGCAGGCGGCTTCTGTAGTGCTCTCTGCTTCCAGAGATGTTGGAACATTGCCTTCAGTTAAAAAGTAACAGCAATGAACAGCAGCCTTCCCTCTCCTGAACGCCTGGGTCAGCACCTCCCCGAACCTGCGCTAGACAAGACAGCCTGCGATTCTGCAAATCTGGGATAAGGaaactccttctttctttctttctttcggtctatttttttgccttttctagggccgcacccgtggcatatggagattccgaggctaggggtctaatgggagctgtagccaccggcctacaccacagccacagcaacgcgggatccttaacccactgagcgaggccagggatcaaacccgcaacctcatggttcctagttggattcgttcaccactgtgccaggatgggaactccaggaaactccTTTCAACAAAGGTCCACTAGGTGCGGGGAATGAAGCTGCACACTGCACGCTTCCAGCCTTGCGGGGAGGCCCCCCTGGGTGGGGGGAATCGGGGGGGGAGGCACACACAGGCAAAGGCAACTGCGGAGGCCCACAGGGGCTGCTCGCCCAGACAAGAAGGTTAACCAAGGTGGTTTGCTTTCTTGAACAGCGAAAGAGGGAGGCAGTACCCATCCCACTGGCTTGTTGGGGAATAACTGAAATCGGACATGTAAAGGCAGCACGACTGTCACATACAAGCCCGGGAAACAACTGCTAATCACAGGCTAGGATGCAGCAGCAGGTGGCCAAAGAGAACTTAAAACCAACACTTGTTAGTTAGGTTGTCAGCGGACCAAAAGTGAAGGAAGAGGCGGCGGGAATTCTTCCCCAGCTCAGCGACGTGGGCAAGAGTTGCCGCGGGGAACTGGGCAGAGGTGCTcggcagagaggaggaggggcgcgCGGCGGGGGGGGAGGGGCCGAATCCGAAGGCCAGAGCCCAGGAGAAAGCCTGGACCTGGGGAGGCCCGGGCAGGAGGCACAGCGGGACAGCACGAGCTTCCCCTTCCTACTCCAGAGGCGCTAAGCGCACCTTCTCTTAAAGT encodes:
- the ECHS1 gene encoding enoyl-CoA hydratase, mitochondrial is translated as MATLRALLPRVRAPLRAWPGCPALRSLASSAHFEHIVVAKKGKSSNVGLIQLNRPKALNALCKGLILELNQALQAFEEDPAVGAIVLTGGEKAFAAGADIKEMQNQTFQDCYSGGFLSHWDHLSRVRKPVIAAVNGYALGGGCELAMMCDIIYAGEKAQFGQPEILLGTIPGTGGTQRLTRAVGKSLTMEMVLTGDRISAQEAKQAGLVSKIFPVETLVEEAIQCAEKIASYSKIVTAMAKESVNAAFETSLAEGLKLEKKLFYSTFATEDRKEGMTAFVEKRKANFKDQ